The Streptomyces sp. NBC_00454 DNA segment CGCAGGGCCAGGGTGACGCGGCCCGTGCGGTCGAGGAGTTTGAGGTAGCGCTGGGCGGTCTGGCGGCTGATGCCGGCGCGGTCGGCGATCTGCTGGGTGGAGAGCGGGCCTTCGGCGGTGAGCAGGATCCGGCGGACCGTGTCGGCGGTGGTGGGGGAGTGCCCCTTGGGCAGGTCGTTCGGGGCGTCGGCGCCGGCCGCGGCGAGGGCGCCGAAGATCCGGTCGACCTCGGCCTGTTCGGCCTCGCCGCCCGTGTCCAGGGTGCGGCGCAGGGCTCCGTAGGCCTCCAGCCGGGTGCGCAGGCCCGCGAACGTGAACGGTTTGACCAGGTACTGGAGGGCGCCGAGGCGCATCGCGGCCTGGACGGTGGCCAGGTCGCGGGCGGCCGTCACCATGATCACGTCGGCGTGGTGGCCGCGTTCGCGCAGTCGCCGGACCAGGTCGAGGCCGTTCTCGTCGGGGAGGTAGTGGTCCAGCAGGATCAGGTCCACGGGGTGGGTGTCGAGGAACGCGAGCGCCTCGGCCGCCGAATGGGCCTGGGCCGACACGCGGAAGCCGGGAACCTTGGCCACGTACGCCGCGTTGATCCGGGCAACCCGCATGTCGTCGTCGACGACCAATACGGAGATGTCGCCCGACACCCCGCTCGGACTGTCGGCGGGTCCGTTCGACGCGGACCCGTTCATCGCAGGGCCTCCGGGAGTACGACGGAGAATTCCGCCCCTCCGTCCGCTGCCTCGCCGGCCCGGACCGTGCCGCCCTGTCGCTCCGCCAGGCGCCGCACCAGCGCGAGACCGAGCCCGCGTTCACGGTGGGCCCGGGGCTGCTTGGTCGACCAGCCCTCGGTGAAGATCTCCTCGCGGCGCGCCACCGGGACGCCGGGGCCGCTGTCGCGGACCCGTAGGACGGCCGTGCGGCCCTCTGCGCGGATGTCGACCTCGACCAGTGGCGTCGGCGAGCCCACCGCCGCGTCGAGGGCGTTGTCGACCAGGTTGCCGACGATGGTGACCAGCCCTCCCGGGTCGACGAGGCGGTCGGGCAGCAGGGCGGAGTCGGCCAGGCGCAGGGGGACGCCGCGTTCGGCCGCGACGGTGGCCTTGCCGACCAGCAGGGCGGCGAGCAGCGGGTCGTGGACCTTCTCGGTGACCTGCTCGGCCGTGCTGCGGTGCACGCCGACGACCTCCGTCACGAACTCCACGGCCTCCTCGTGCAAGCCCAGCTCCAGCAGGCCGAGGAGGGTGTGGAGGCGGTTGGCGTGCTCGTGGTCCTGCGCGCGCAGGGCGTCGATCAGCCCCTTGGTGGAGTCCAGCTCGCGGCCGAGGTTCTCCAGCTCCGTGCGGTCGCGCAGGGTGGCCACGGCTCCGCCGTCCTCGGTGGGCATCCGGTTGGCGACGAGCACCCGGGGGCCCTGGACGGTGACCAGGTCGCGGCCGGTGACCCGGCCGGCGAGGACGTCGGTGGTGCGGCCCGCGCCGAGCACCTCGTCCAGCGCGCGTCCCGCGACGGCTCCGGCGCAGGCGGGGGTGAGGCCCAGCAGCCGTGCGGCCTCGTCGTTGACGAGCCGGACCCGGCCGTCCCGGTCGAGGGCGATCACCCCTTCGCGGATGGAGTGCAGCATGGCCTCGCGCTCGGCGAGCAGGCTCGCGATATCGGAGAAGGCCAGGTCGCGGGTCTGCCGCTGGATCCGGCGGGAGAGCAGGTAGGCGGCGAGCGCACCTGCCGCCAGGGCGCCGCCCGCGTACGCGAGCAGCCCCGGGATGGCGCCGAGGAAGCGGT contains these protein-coding regions:
- a CDS encoding response regulator yields the protein MNGSASNGPADSPSGVSGDISVLVVDDDMRVARINAAYVAKVPGFRVSAQAHSAAEALAFLDTHPVDLILLDHYLPDENGLDLVRRLRERGHHADVIMVTAARDLATVQAAMRLGALQYLVKPFTFAGLRTRLEAYGALRRTLDTGGEAEQAEVDRIFGALAAAGADAPNDLPKGHSPTTADTVRRILLTAEGPLSTQQIADRAGISRQTAQRYLKLLDRTGRVTLALRYGETGRPEHRYAWRPADPGGAH
- a CDS encoding ATP-binding protein, whose translation is MSARRLGLPRRAVSQILLTQLAIAAGVLALATGLFLAPLSAQLDDQAMRRALAIAQSAAADPSLAADLLDSGPSPDGPVQASAERIRSATGAEYVVVIDLNGIRRSHPSPDRIGHPVSTDPGDALAGREVMEIDEGTLGRSARGKVPLLAADGEIVGAVSVGIDYSGVRDRFLGAIPGLLAYAGGALAAGALAAYLLSRRIQRQTRDLAFSDIASLLAEREAMLHSIREGVIALDRDGRVRLVNDEAARLLGLTPACAGAVAGRALDEVLGAGRTTDVLAGRVTGRDLVTVQGPRVLVANRMPTEDGGAVATLRDRTELENLGRELDSTKGLIDALRAQDHEHANRLHTLLGLLELGLHEEAVEFVTEVVGVHRSTAEQVTEKVHDPLLAALLVGKATVAAERGVPLRLADSALLPDRLVDPGGLVTIVGNLVDNALDAAVGSPTPLVEVDIRAEGRTAVLRVRDSGPGVPVARREEIFTEGWSTKQPRAHRERGLGLALVRRLAERQGGTVRAGEAADGGAEFSVVLPEALR